A stretch of the Salvia miltiorrhiza cultivar Shanhuang (shh) unplaced genomic scaffold, IMPLAD_Smil_shh fragScaff_scaffold_19_2:::fragment_4:::debris, whole genome shotgun sequence genome encodes the following:
- the LOC131002798 gene encoding uncharacterized protein LOC131002798: MSVFSLYDNVWTEAMDAKLMELVITESDSKGNPKGIPKTWDFVVSVKGKINAQFNMTKDVHFYILKLEYLEERYHLWVSLLREQGVFWDKFTNILRATDETWRSIQEVRSAAMVYRNRGEPHYAALAKLFHDKVFEYLDYEDESPCSDDSD, translated from the exons ATGTCTGtgtttagtttatatgataaTGTTTGGACGGAGGCCATGGATGCAAAGCTCATGGAATTGGTCATTACCGAAAGTGATTCGAAGGGGAACCCAAAAGGCATTCCAAAGACTTGGGATTTCGTTGTCTCTGTGAAAGGAAAAATAAATGCACAATTCAACATGACTAAAGAtgttcacttttatattttgaaacTTGAATACCTAGAAGAAAGGTATCATTTGTGGGTATCTCTTTTGCGTGAACAGGGAGTCTTTTGGGACAAGTTTACCAACATATTGCGAGCTACCGACGAGACCTGGCGAAGTATTCAGGAG GTACGCTCAGCAGCGATGGTTTATAGGAACCGAGGAGAGCCGCATTACGCTGCACTTGCAAAATTGTTCCATGATAAAGTGTTTGAGTATCTCGATTATGAAGACGAGTCTCCTTGCTCCGATGATTCAGACTAA